Proteins encoded by one window of Channa argus isolate prfri chromosome 13, Channa argus male v1.0, whole genome shotgun sequence:
- the rpl32 gene encoding 60S ribosomal protein L32: MAALRPLTKPKIVKKRTKKFIRHQSDRYVKIAKNWRKPRGIDNRVRRRFKGQMLMPNIGYGSNKKTKYMLPTGFKKFLVHNVKELEVLMMSNKTHCAEIAHNVSSKNRKLIVERAAQLAIKITNPNARLRSEENE; the protein is encoded by the exons ATGGCAGCCCTCAGACCCCTCACAAAGCCCAAGATTGTCAAAAAGCGAACCAAGAAGTTTATTCGCCATCAGTCTGACAGATATGTCAAGATTGCG AAAAACTGGCGTAAGCCCAGGGGTATTGATAACAGGGTCCGCAGGCGGTTCAAGGGCCAGATGCTGATGCCCAACATCGGTTATGGTAGCAACAAGAAAACTAAGTACATGCTCCCAACTGGTTTCAAGAAGTTTCTGGTGCACAATGTCAAGGAGCTTGAGGTCCTGATGATGAGTAACAA GACTCACTGTGCTGAGATCGCCCACAATGTCTCCTCCAAGAACAGGAAGCTGATAGTGGAGAGGGCTGCTCAGCTGGCCATCAAGATCACCAACCCCAATGccagactcaggagtgaagagAACGAATAA
- the ssuh2rs1 gene encoding protein SSUH2 homolog isoform X1, producing MEKQPIMSQNRNYGYANPGYVPAAQGAPAMFAPAGAESHGPSAPPATMFESMPGYEGTTAGGGGGFLPPPMPAFPAPQPVPGSEQTKWNIPSISEDTARNAFVQFAAGKCCYSSAPAKDGVITNMEAFNTYRYRLETFTETRSTEWSHEPYNGQSVDALSQPPPGPWDIPAQTPNFFVDGKQIIKVPYTSSVKSCHVCLGMARKPCRECAGAGSKVCWVCNGSGFRGSDRCHHCNGRGRDNCSHCQGQGSRQCDTCRGKGQLLVYISLTVKWTNNSDDYVVEQMSGLQVNNLSKVSGKELLRDSQYMVYPVMGFPDPAVVNAAQRLVSEHLSKFSQTSRILQQRQTIELIPITKVFYSWKGKSHIYFVYGNEFQVNADDYPATCCCTVM from the exons ATGGAGAAGCAACCTATTATGAG CCAGAACAGAAACTACGGATATGCCAACCCCGGTTATGTCCCAGCAGCACAAGGGGCCCCCG CAATGTTTGCCCCAGCCGGAGCTGAATCCCATGGCCCCAGCGCTCCTCCAGCCACCATGTTTGAAAGCATGCCAGGATATGAAGGGACCAcggcaggaggaggag GTGGATTTCTTCCGCCCCCAATGCCTGCTTTTCCAGCTCCTCAGCCTGTGCCTGGAAGTGAACAAACTAAGTGGAA TATCCCATCTATATCCGAAGACACTGCCCGGAATGCATTTGTGCAGTTTGCAGCTGGGAAGTGTTGCTACAGTTCAGCACCAGCAAAGGATGGTGTGATCACAAATATGGAGGCATTCAATACATACAGG tatCGCCTTGAAACCTTTACTGAAACAAGATCTACAGAGTGGAGTCATGAGCCATACAATG GTCAGTCAGTGGATGCCTTATCCCAACCACCTCCAGGGCCTTGGGATATTCCTGCTCAAACACCAAATTTCTTTGTGGATGGCAAACAGATTATCAAGGTTCCCTACACATCATCAGTGaag AGCTGCCATGTTTGTTTGGGAATGGCACGAAAACCTTGCAGAGAATGTGCTGGCGCTGGTAGT AAAGTTTGTTGGGTTTGCAATGGATCTGGTTTCCGTGGCAGTGATCGATGCCACCACTGCAATGGAAGAGGGAGGGACAA TTGCAGCCACTGTCAAGGGCAAGGATCGAGGCAATGCGACACATGTCGTGGAAAAGGACAGCTTCTGGTTTACATCAGCCTCACAGTAAAATG GACCAACAACTCTGATGATTATGTTGTGGAGCAGATGAGTGGATTGCAGGTTAACAACCTTAGCAAGGTGTCTGGCAAAGAACTTTTGAGAGACTCTCAGTACATG GTATACCCAGTGATGGGCTTTCCAGATCCTGCAGTGGTGAATGCTGCACAGCGCCTTGTGAGTGAACACCTGAGCAAGTTCTCCCAGACGTCACGCATTTTACAACAG CGTCAAACCATAGAGCTGATTCCCATTACGAAGGTGTTCTACTCGTGGAAAGGGAAATCAcacatttactttgtttatgGAAACGAGTTCCAAGTTAATGCAGACGACTACCCTGCTACCTGTTGCTGTACAGTCATGTAA
- the ssuh2rs1 gene encoding protein SSUH2 homolog isoform X2, whose protein sequence is MSQNRNYGYANPGYVPAAQGAPAMFAPAGAESHGPSAPPATMFESMPGYEGTTAGGGGGFLPPPMPAFPAPQPVPGSEQTKWNIPSISEDTARNAFVQFAAGKCCYSSAPAKDGVITNMEAFNTYRYRLETFTETRSTEWSHEPYNGQSVDALSQPPPGPWDIPAQTPNFFVDGKQIIKVPYTSSVKSCHVCLGMARKPCRECAGAGSKVCWVCNGSGFRGSDRCHHCNGRGRDNCSHCQGQGSRQCDTCRGKGQLLVYISLTVKWTNNSDDYVVEQMSGLQVNNLSKVSGKELLRDSQYMVYPVMGFPDPAVVNAAQRLVSEHLSKFSQTSRILQQRQTIELIPITKVFYSWKGKSHIYFVYGNEFQVNADDYPATCCCTVM, encoded by the exons ATGAG CCAGAACAGAAACTACGGATATGCCAACCCCGGTTATGTCCCAGCAGCACAAGGGGCCCCCG CAATGTTTGCCCCAGCCGGAGCTGAATCCCATGGCCCCAGCGCTCCTCCAGCCACCATGTTTGAAAGCATGCCAGGATATGAAGGGACCAcggcaggaggaggag GTGGATTTCTTCCGCCCCCAATGCCTGCTTTTCCAGCTCCTCAGCCTGTGCCTGGAAGTGAACAAACTAAGTGGAA TATCCCATCTATATCCGAAGACACTGCCCGGAATGCATTTGTGCAGTTTGCAGCTGGGAAGTGTTGCTACAGTTCAGCACCAGCAAAGGATGGTGTGATCACAAATATGGAGGCATTCAATACATACAGG tatCGCCTTGAAACCTTTACTGAAACAAGATCTACAGAGTGGAGTCATGAGCCATACAATG GTCAGTCAGTGGATGCCTTATCCCAACCACCTCCAGGGCCTTGGGATATTCCTGCTCAAACACCAAATTTCTTTGTGGATGGCAAACAGATTATCAAGGTTCCCTACACATCATCAGTGaag AGCTGCCATGTTTGTTTGGGAATGGCACGAAAACCTTGCAGAGAATGTGCTGGCGCTGGTAGT AAAGTTTGTTGGGTTTGCAATGGATCTGGTTTCCGTGGCAGTGATCGATGCCACCACTGCAATGGAAGAGGGAGGGACAA TTGCAGCCACTGTCAAGGGCAAGGATCGAGGCAATGCGACACATGTCGTGGAAAAGGACAGCTTCTGGTTTACATCAGCCTCACAGTAAAATG GACCAACAACTCTGATGATTATGTTGTGGAGCAGATGAGTGGATTGCAGGTTAACAACCTTAGCAAGGTGTCTGGCAAAGAACTTTTGAGAGACTCTCAGTACATG GTATACCCAGTGATGGGCTTTCCAGATCCTGCAGTGGTGAATGCTGCACAGCGCCTTGTGAGTGAACACCTGAGCAAGTTCTCCCAGACGTCACGCATTTTACAACAG CGTCAAACCATAGAGCTGATTCCCATTACGAAGGTGTTCTACTCGTGGAAAGGGAAATCAcacatttactttgtttatgGAAACGAGTTCCAAGTTAATGCAGACGACTACCCTGCTACCTGTTGCTGTACAGTCATGTAA
- the ssuh2rs1 gene encoding protein SSUH2 homolog isoform X3, whose product METNTGGPAMFAPAGAESHGPSAPPATMFESMPGYEGTTAGGGGGFLPPPMPAFPAPQPVPGSEQTKWNIPSISEDTARNAFVQFAAGKCCYSSAPAKDGVITNMEAFNTYRYRLETFTETRSTEWSHEPYNGQSVDALSQPPPGPWDIPAQTPNFFVDGKQIIKVPYTSSVKSCHVCLGMARKPCRECAGAGSKVCWVCNGSGFRGSDRCHHCNGRGRDNCSHCQGQGSRQCDTCRGKGQLLVYISLTVKWTNNSDDYVVEQMSGLQVNNLSKVSGKELLRDSQYMVYPVMGFPDPAVVNAAQRLVSEHLSKFSQTSRILQQRQTIELIPITKVFYSWKGKSHIYFVYGNEFQVNADDYPATCCCTVM is encoded by the exons ATGGAAACTAACACGGGGGGTCCTG CAATGTTTGCCCCAGCCGGAGCTGAATCCCATGGCCCCAGCGCTCCTCCAGCCACCATGTTTGAAAGCATGCCAGGATATGAAGGGACCAcggcaggaggaggag GTGGATTTCTTCCGCCCCCAATGCCTGCTTTTCCAGCTCCTCAGCCTGTGCCTGGAAGTGAACAAACTAAGTGGAA TATCCCATCTATATCCGAAGACACTGCCCGGAATGCATTTGTGCAGTTTGCAGCTGGGAAGTGTTGCTACAGTTCAGCACCAGCAAAGGATGGTGTGATCACAAATATGGAGGCATTCAATACATACAGG tatCGCCTTGAAACCTTTACTGAAACAAGATCTACAGAGTGGAGTCATGAGCCATACAATG GTCAGTCAGTGGATGCCTTATCCCAACCACCTCCAGGGCCTTGGGATATTCCTGCTCAAACACCAAATTTCTTTGTGGATGGCAAACAGATTATCAAGGTTCCCTACACATCATCAGTGaag AGCTGCCATGTTTGTTTGGGAATGGCACGAAAACCTTGCAGAGAATGTGCTGGCGCTGGTAGT AAAGTTTGTTGGGTTTGCAATGGATCTGGTTTCCGTGGCAGTGATCGATGCCACCACTGCAATGGAAGAGGGAGGGACAA TTGCAGCCACTGTCAAGGGCAAGGATCGAGGCAATGCGACACATGTCGTGGAAAAGGACAGCTTCTGGTTTACATCAGCCTCACAGTAAAATG GACCAACAACTCTGATGATTATGTTGTGGAGCAGATGAGTGGATTGCAGGTTAACAACCTTAGCAAGGTGTCTGGCAAAGAACTTTTGAGAGACTCTCAGTACATG GTATACCCAGTGATGGGCTTTCCAGATCCTGCAGTGGTGAATGCTGCACAGCGCCTTGTGAGTGAACACCTGAGCAAGTTCTCCCAGACGTCACGCATTTTACAACAG CGTCAAACCATAGAGCTGATTCCCATTACGAAGGTGTTCTACTCGTGGAAAGGGAAATCAcacatttactttgtttatgGAAACGAGTTCCAAGTTAATGCAGACGACTACCCTGCTACCTGTTGCTGTACAGTCATGTAA
- the LOC137139782 gene encoding DDB1- and CUL4-associated factor 1-like yields MASASASVDSKAELTALLEQWERDQQGSTQELVNILTKISELVEKETEEYHKADPDPFDDRHPGRADPECVLGHLLKILFKNDDFMNTLVNSYVMTSREFSLNAAACRLLQNIMPGLETAVVFQEKDGIVERLFKWAQEAEQPLRIYGTGLLAGAMENQDIAANYREENSVLVPLMLHRLRELQDKDAENKRELKRPSPRKTLSEPLLPLDEEAVDGGFEDKSFTPDRNGAEKESMGPEEDGEIPLSTIETENELSVRLSSPHKTSSRANSAVKTMMKPMSAPGSLIHQGMSDGSSYLKRKAERETGRTSKQKLNFSLPEPERNFSELSNSSWSEMSPWVIGNNYHLYPLTPEIEQRLILQYLTPLGEYQELLAVFMQMGARELLMHYMDLKQTNDVQLTFEALKYLASLLLHKKFAAEFVAHGGVQKLLEIPRPSMAATGVSLCLYYLAYNQDAMERVCMLPHSILSDVVGYTLWLLECSHASGCCHATMFFSISFSFRAVLELFDKQDGLRRLVNLISTLEILNPEDQGALLSDDEIFSSRQTAKHTCMALRRYFEAHLAIKVEQVKQSLQRTEGGAPIHSQPYYKAVSYSREQVVEMMEFLIEYGPLRLYWEPAEVFHKLSCVQLLLQLISIACDWRTYYGRSDTVRYALDILSILTVVPKTQLLLSEAVAVLDEGGSTVSTVGMSIVLAVAEGEVFVNDAEIQKSALQVVINCVCAPDKRMSSIGKFIAGTPRRRLPQQTKANESVLIKMWNVVQSNNGIKVLLSLLTVKMPITDADQIRALACKALVGLSRSSSVRQIIGKLPLFSSGHIQQLMKEPVLQDKRSEHVKFCKFAAELIERISGKPLLIGTDVSLAWLQRASVVAQSRITFPEKELLLLIRNHLVAKGLHDTATTLTKEADLPMTCLSHSSHSASVFPPVAPPPPASPAAILPRTPRLANGVGSRLGNHPSHSSNPGSSNLQTRPSTSQPTGSCSAAFPSTSVPHCNNNGSPLIGRIVFSRERQTGCGTVSCKKPRVLRQKSDHGAFSQSPAMKKQFDRHLPSPPALDSIITEYLREQHARCKNPVATCPPFSLFTPHQCPEPKQRRQAPINFTSRHTRRVIYPKYGGVDGGCFDRHLIFSRFRPISVFREADEDESGFMCCAFSARERFLMLGTCTGQLKLYNVFTGQEEANYNCHNSAITHLEPSRDGSLLLTSASWSYPLSALWSMKSVFIMKHSFLGDHYVEFSKLSQDRVIGTKEHIARIYDIQTGQVTLTLNNPDLANNYKRNCATFNPTDDLVLNDGVLWDVRTAQAIHKFDKFNMNISGVFHPNGLEVIINTEIWDLRTFHLLHTVPALDQCRIVFNNCGTVIYGAMLQADDEDEMMEMQMKSPFGSSFRTFNATDYKPIATIDVKRNIFDLCTDTKDCYLAVIENQDSVNTDTVCRLYEVGRQRLAEEEEEDEEDQEDDDQEEDDDDDEDSDDDVDTDPLIAELENENGGEDEDDEEEDDGNDEFSPSDEEVARLLEEDAEVGDDDDEDDNEEDDSDNDDVDLEGDNDSSDISDLEDDIILSLNE; encoded by the exons ATGGCATCAGCATCTGCCAGTGTGGACTCCAAGGCAGAGCTGACTGCTCTTCTAGAACAGTGGGAGAGGGATCAACAAGGCAGTACACAGGAACTGGTTAACATCCTCACTAA AATCTCAGAGCTTgtagagaaggagacagaggaatACCACAAAGCAGATCCAGACCCTTTTGATGATCGACATCCTG GGAGAGCTGACCCAGAATGTGTTTTAGGGCACCTGCTCAAGATCCTGTTTAAGAATGATGACTTCATGAACACA TTGGTGAATAGCTATGTGATGACCAGCCGGGAATTTTCCCTCAATGCTGCAGCTTGTCGCCTGCTTCAGAATATCATGCCTGGATTGGAGACAGCTGTGGTCTTTCAAGAAAAA GATGGAATAGTTGAGAGGCTCTTTAAGTGGGCTCAGGAGGCTGAGCAGCCTCTCAGAATCTATGGCACAGGCTTGTTGGCAGGTGCCATGGAGAACCAGGACATTGCAGCAAACTACAGGGAGGAGAACTCCGTTTTG GTGCCTTTGATGCTGCATCGGTTGCGTGAGCTTCAAGATAaggatgctgaaaacaaaagggAACTCAAAAGGCCCAGCCCCAGGAAGACTCTGAGTGAGCCTTTGCTACCATTGGATGAGGAGGCTGTTGATGGTGGCTTTGAAGACAAATCCTTCACACCGGACAGAAATGGAGCTGAAAAAGAGAGCATGGGGCCAGAAGAGGATGGTGAAATTCCCTTGTCAACCATTGAGACTGAAAACGAGCTTTCTGTTCGTCTCAGCTCCCCTCATAAGACCAGCAGCCGTGCCAACTCTGCAGTTAAAACTATGATGAAGCCGATGTCTGCCCCAGGTTCACTGATACACCAAGGCATGTCTGATGGTAGCAGTTACCTGAAAAggaaggcagagagggagactgGAAGGACTTcaaaacagaagctaaattTCTCTTTACCAGAGCCAGAAAGAAACTTCAGCGAACTTTCCAACAGCAGTTGGTCAGAGATGAGCCCCTGGGTTATTGGCAACAACTATCATCTGTACCCTCTGACCCCGGAGATTGAGCAGAGGCTCATTCTGCAGTATCTCACTCCCCTGGGGGAGTATCAGGAG ctgctggcAGTTTTCATGCAGATGGGAGCTCGTGAGCTACTCATGCATTATATGGATTTGAAGCAGACCAATGATGTGCAGCTCACCTTTGAAGCTCTCAAG TACCTGGCATCTTTGCTGCTGCACAAGAAGTTTGCTGCAGAGTTTGTAGCTCATGGAGGAGTTCAGAAGTTGTTGGAAATTCCCAGGCCATCCATGGCTGCTACTGGAGTGTCTCTGTGCCTCTACTACCTTGCCTATAATCAGGATGCGATGGAGAGG GTGTGCATGTTGCCCCACTCCATCCTGTCAGATGTGGTTGGTTACACTCTGTGGCTGCTGGAATGCTCACATGCATCTGGCTGCTGCCATGCCACCATGTTCTTCTCCATCTCCTTTTCTTTCCGTGCCGTCCTGGAGCTTTTCGACAAGCAGGATGGCCTCCGACGTCTCGTGAATCTG ATTAGCACATTGGAAATCCTGAACCCTGAGGACCAGGGAGCACTGCTGAGTGATGATGAGATTTTCTCCAGCAGGCAGACGGCCAAGCACACCTGCATGGCCCTGCGCAGGTACTTTGAGGCCCATCTGGCAATCAAGGTGGAGCAGGTGAAGCAATCCCTGCAGCGCACAGAGGGTGGGGCCCCCATTCACTCCCAGCCATACTACAAG GCAGTCAGTTATAGTCGTGAGCAGGTGGTGGAAATGATGGAGTTTTTGATAGAGTATGGTCCACTCCGGCTGTACTGGGAACCAGCAGAGGTCTTTCACAAGCTGTCTTGTGTCCAGCTTCTCTTACAACTGATTTCTATTGCCTGTGACTGGAGAACATACTATGGCAG GAGTGATACAGTGCGCTATGCCCTTGACATACTGAGTATCCTCACAGTTGTTCCAAAGACTCAGCTGTTGTTGTCTGAGGCTGTTGCTGTGCTTGATGAGGGAGGATCAACTGTATCCACTGTTG GAATGAGTATAGTTTTGGCAGTAGCAGAAGGAGAAGTATTTGTCAATGATGCAGAGATTCAGAAGTCCGCTCTTCAGGTTGTCATCAACTGCGTCTGTGCTCCAGACAAACGCATGTCCAGCATTGGCAAATTCATTGCAGGCACACCCCGTCGCCGGCTGCCTCAACAGACCAAAGCCAATGAGAGTGTCCTTATTAAGATGTGGAATGTGGTGCAGTCTAACAATGGTATCAAG GTGCTGCTCTCTCTGCTGACGGTAAAGATGCCCATTACAGATGCAGATCAGATCCGAGCTCTGGCCTGTAAGGCTCTTGTGGGTCTGTCTCGCTCCAGCTCCGTCCGACAGATCATCGGCAAGCTGCCTTTGTTCAGCAGCGGACACATCCAGCAGCTCATGAAGGAGCCTGTGCTCCAGGACAAACGCAGTGAACATGTCAAGTTCTGCAAGTTTGCAGCTGAATTGATAGAAAGGATCTCTGGAAAACCACTGCTGATTGGTACAGACGTGTCTCTGGCGTGGCTCCAGAGAGCCAGTGTGGTCGCTCAGTCCAGGATCACCTTCCCTGAAAAAGAACTGTTGTTGCTTATTAGGAACCACCTCGTCGCTAAAGGCCTTCATGACACGGCCACCACACTCACCAAGGAAGCAGATCTCCCAATGACGTGTCTGTCTCATTCGTCACATTCGGCTTCTGTTTTTCCTCCAGTcgctcctcctccacctgcctCTCCTGCTGCTATTCTCCCCCGGACACCTAGGTTGGCCAATGGTGTTGGGTCAAGACTTGGAAACCATCCTTCTCATTCATCCAACCCAGGATCCAGTAATTTACAAACACGACCCTCTACATCCCAGCCCACTGGGTCTTGCTCTGCTGCTTTCCCATCAACGTCCGTCCCCCACTGTAACAACAACGGCTCACCACTGATTGGACGAATTGTTTTCTCTCGTGAACGGCAAACTGGGTGCGGCACAGTGAGCTGCAAAAAACCTCGGGTGCTGAGGCAGAAGTCTGACCATGGCGCATTTAGCCAGAGCCCAGCCATGAAGAAGCAGTTTGACAGGCACCTGCCTTCCCCCCCTGCATTGGACAGCATTATTACAGAGTACCTGAGAGAACAGCATGCACGCTGTAAAAACCCTGTCGCAACATgccctcctttctctctcttcacgCCGCATCAGTGCCCTGAGCCCAAGCAGAGACGTCAAGCACCCATTAACTTTACATCGCGACACACACGTAGGGTTATATATCCCAAATATGGAGGAGTAGATGGAGGATGCTTTGACAGACATCTCATCTTCAGCAG GTTTCGTCCCATTTCAGTGTTTAGGGAAGCAGACGAAGATGAAAGTGGATTCATGTGTTGTGCCTTCTCAGCCCGTGAGCGGTTCCTGATGCTTGGGACGTGCACAGGACAGCTCAAACTCTACAATGTATTTACAGGCCAGGAGGAAGCTAACTACAACTGTCACAATTCAGCCATCACTCACCTCGAGCCCTCACGG GATGGCTCTCTGCTCCTTACATCGGCCTCATGGAGTTATCCTCTGTCTGCACTGTGGAGCATGAAATCAGTGTTCATTATGAA GCATTCTTTTCTGGGTGATCATTATGTGGAGTTCAGTAAGCTTTCGCAAGATCGAGTCATTGGGACTAAGGAACATATAGCACGA ATTTATGACATCCAGACGGGGCAGGTAACTCTGACTCTCAACAACCCAGATCTGGCTAACAACTACAAGAGAAACTGTGCCACCTTCAACCCCACTGATGACCTGGTACTGAACGATGGTGTGCTGTGGGATGTGCGCACGGCTCAGGCCATCCACAAGTTTGATAAGTTCAACATGAATATCAGCGGCGTGTTTCATCCCAACGGCCTGGAGGTCATCATAAACACGGAAATT TGGGATCTGCGGAccttccacctcctccacacagTTCCTGCTCTGGACCAGTGCAGAATAGTCTTTAACAATTGTGGCACCGTCATCTATGGAG caatGTTGCAGGCTGACGATGAAGATGAAATGATGGAGATGCAGATGAAGAGTCCATTTGGATCATCGTTCAGGACCTTTAATGCCACAGACTACAAACCAATTG CCACAATTGACGTCAAGAGGAACATATTTGACCTTTGCACGGACACAAAAGACTGCTATCTGGCTGTAATTGAG AACCAAGACTCTGTCAACACTGACACAGTCTGCAGGCTGTATGAAGTTGGTCGACAGAGACttgcagaggaagaggaggaggatgaagaggatcaG GAGGATGACGATcaagaggaagatgatgatgacgatgaggACTCAGATGATGATGTTGATACAGATCCCCTTATTGCCGAGCTAGAGAATGAAAACGGTGgagaagatgaggatgatgaagaggaggatgacGGGAACGATGAATTCTCTCCCTCTGATGAGGAAGTGGCACGTCTTCTTGAAGAGGATGCTGAAGTTGGGGATGATGACGATGAGGATGATAACGAAGAGGATGACTCTGATAATGACGATGTAGATCTAGAGGGTGACAATG ACAGCTCAGATATCTCTGACCTTGAGGATGACATCATTTTATCCCTGAATGAGTGA